From the genome of Tenrec ecaudatus isolate mTenEca1 chromosome 1, mTenEca1.hap1, whole genome shotgun sequence:
CACATAGAAATTGAGGGAAGGGTAACTTTTGTGGAAGGTTGAATTAGAGACCATTCATATACATTATATTACTATATACAAAGAATACTACATTGGATCACTTAACAATATTGATGCTGTCACCAAGTCAACCCCAACTCTGGATGAACCcacatgtgcagagtagaactgggctttggtattttcaaggctgtcacctttgggaagcacatcaccaggctTGCCTTTAGATTTCTCCGTGTTGATGGTAAAATCCAAACTTTTAGCTAGTAGTCTAGTGCTTGCTCATTTGCACCACCTAGCGGCTCAGTAAAATACAATAGGATATGATATAATGTGGTGTGTTATActacacacaaaaataataaatgacgCTTAAGTACCTTATCATGGAGTATTTTACAACCTCATAACCATCTGATCCCATATTCGCATCACTTTACCTACAACTTCAGTCCAGATTCCTTTGTTGCCCCTCAGGTACATCATCCATCGTGGTGTCAGAGGGGCGAGGAATAGTCCCGTGTCGGGGGGAGCACAGGCACTGTCTCTGTACAATGTGTTCTTCTCGTGACTAGCATCCTGACTGCATTTAGGTTTCTGCTGTAAGCTTGTTTATCACAAGTGATTATATTAAGaagcatttctttttactttataaCTTGTGTACGTCTTACCACGAATTACGTTGCTTACAGACATGaccagcattcaagaaatcacaCACATTCTGATTTAACTCATCCTTTGCAATTCCCGGATGTACTGTAGCTCATCCTGCTGCctctttgtgtttcctgtttctattcctccttcCTCCACAACCCTCTGAATTTCGTTCCTGGGCAAGTGCTGCCCTCTTGAACTTACATAGTTGATTATTGGTACATGGAGGAGAGTTCTGTTCCAGTCATGCCTGTTGTTATCATGCTTCATGAGTCCATTAGaccaattgtttccatgtgtctttcaatTTCCATCACTCTTCCTACCTCTGTAaaggaagagaccaatagtttcaTCTTCTGCTGTTCACATCAAATAAGGGtaaattattaaattttttaactgAGGTTCCCACAACTTCCAAGAAGACTTGGCATAAAATATTTGGTCAGACACATTTGTTGAATGAACAATCAAAATCGTAAGGAATATGTAGAGAAATATAATCTTTTAGGGAAAGTTGGTATTAGAAGAAAGGACAGCTAGACAGTTTGAGCATCAAAGAGAATTTTGAGAACATGAGAGTCAAGAACAAGAGATATACAGCTATGGACAgggattaattaattaattgtttaaattttaaatgaaagtaTATCCCATAAACTGTTGTTAACAGCTTATGGCATGTTTGCCACGCTCTTTTCTCTTTCCCAGTAGTTTCACCAGCTACATGGCACCAGGAAACCACACTCATGTTCCAGAATTCATCCTTCTGGGGCTTTCTGAAGAGGCAGAGATACAGCCCCTCCTCTTTGGACTGTTCCTCTCCATGTATCTGGTCACCTTcactgggaacctgctcatcatcctggccatcaccacagactcccacctccacacacccatgtacttttTCCTCTCAAATCTCTCCTTTGCTGACATCTGTTTCACTTCCACCACTGTCCCAAAGATGCTGATGAACATATACATGCAGAACAAAGTAATTACATATGAAGACTGCATCACCCAGATGTATTTTTTCATGCTTTTTTTGGCCTTAGACAACTTCCTATTGAcagtgatggcctatgaccggTTTGTGGCCATCTGTCACCCTCTGCACTACATGGTCATCATGAACCCAAGATTCTGTGGCCTCCTGCTTCTGGCCTCCTGGATATTGTCATTTGTGGACTCTATATTAAATGGTTTGATGGTTTTGCGACTGTCTTTTTGTACAGAATTGGAAATctcccattttttctgtgaacttaatCAGGTTGTCCAACTTGCATGTTCTGACACGTTCTTCAATGACTTAGTCATTTATTTAGCAACTGGACTTCTGGGTGTTATTCCACTCACTGGAATCCTTTTCTCTTACATAAAGATTGTGTCTTCAATTTTGAAAATGTCATCAGCTAGGGGAaaatataaagccttttccacttgTGGGTCTCACCTCTCCGTGGTCTCCTTGTTCTATGGTACAGGTCTTGGGGTTTATCTTAGTTCTGCTGCCATTGAAAATTCCAGCGCTACTGCAATAGCCTCAGTGATGTACACTGTAGCCACACCCATGCTGAATCCTTTtatctacagtcttagaaacaaaGACATAAAGCAAGCCCTAAGGAAACTTTTCAGCTGAGAAACATCCTATATCACAGAAACACATCCTTAAGTTTAGAGAgatacttttgaaaaaaaaattcaaaataataaaaatctgtaTTATACTTTCCTCAGTTCTTTATGTGCTTATGTACATAATTCAATCTTCTTAATATTTGAGACATAATGTGAAAAATTGAAGACATAATATGAAATTACTTCTTgtgtattaaaaaatatatttactttaaCCAAATCTTCCCTTCAACCACCAATTCTTTCAGGGTTCTTCAGCCTTCATTAGCAAATAGATTTTTAATTACTAGCCATAGAGGAATAGCATACAATTATCACAAAGGACCCTTGATCATTATTATCCTGAACCATTAAAACCAAGTGCAGAAATTCTATGATTCCTATTTTGGAAAATGTTTTTCTTGTGATTACATCTGTAATGAAACCTTCAACCCACCAGGGTTATTTTCTTTATACCAAGGTCTTGTTGACTATCTTGAGCTTGAAGCTTGTAAACTTATTCTTATTAAATTATTCAAAGCACTGGTGTTATGTTCAAATATTGGAAATGGCTTCCAGAAACACATTGAAAACCAGACCAGCTAAGCTTGTTGATACCTCTTCTATCATGAGAAAGATGGTAGAATCAAGAAGACTGAATATATTGACTTGCTGTACATGATTAATCTTCTGCCATCCATGTAGTAGGAATTTTGTTGTAATTCTTAGTTCAAGACCATTAGTTTCAAGATTTCTGTAGACCTCCATCTATTTACCAAAGGTATGCATATCTTCTTGGCTTCAATGATACTACTAGAAATTAGTCTTTATATTTTCAAAAGGACCCAGTGCTCTCCAATTATGCTTGACCACAAAATTATCTTCACCAAACATCTGCCTCATTTTTGCCCTTGAGTTTCTCCCTGCAATCTGGTCAGCATCTCCAATAATTACATGTGAAACTGTTGGTTTTCATGATTCTGGAAAATGCAGTGCCCTATATTTTCTCTGCacacaagaagcagttgtgtctaGTTAAGTTTTTAGCTACTTGAaaggtggtattttcaatcctaGTCACTGCTTGCCTCAGAGGGCGAAAGATGAGACAACATGTTACCATTAAGATggataggtgagataaacaagccagaagagagaacaatgggatgactgttccaggtggacatgggagaaggggaggcaggggaaaggaagtgggtgttaacaaatccagggacaatggaagaacaagtgatccaaaattagtggctaaaagagtgtaggaggtctggcagggctggattaaggacaatataaccaagaggaattcctgaaactcaaatgaaggctgaacatgatagtgggacaagaggaagtacaaagaaatggaggaaagaactaggagacaaagggtatttatcgagatctaaatacaggcatgtacaaattcaaatagatttatatacaacGAGGGGGAAagtgatctatgtatatatatttataagtttagtattaaggaaagagATGAACAGTGggaccctactcaagtactcgctcaatacaagaacactttgttttaacaattcggcagtctgaaatgctcaccttcctggcacgatcgctaaagacaagggatgcataagcaaatgtggggaagaaagctgatggtgcccggctatcaaaagatatagagtctggggtcttaaagacttgaaggtaaacaagtggccatctaattggaa
Proteins encoded in this window:
- the LOC142432025 gene encoding olfactory receptor 7A10-like; the encoded protein is MAPGNHTHVPEFILLGLSEEAEIQPLLFGLFLSMYLVTFTGNLLIILAITTDSHLHTPMYFFLSNLSFADICFTSTTVPKMLMNIYMQNKVITYEDCITQMYFFMLFLALDNFLLTVMAYDRFVAICHPLHYMVIMNPRFCGLLLLASWILSFVDSILNGLMVLRLSFCTELEISHFFCELNQVVQLACSDTFFNDLVIYLATGLLGVIPLTGILFSYIKIVSSILKMSSARGKYKAFSTCGSHLSVVSLFYGTGLGVYLSSAAIENSSATAIASVMYTVATPMLNPFIYSLRNKDIKQALRKLFS